The following coding sequences are from one Hippopotamus amphibius kiboko isolate mHipAmp2 chromosome 9, mHipAmp2.hap2, whole genome shotgun sequence window:
- the RAG2 gene encoding V(D)J recombination-activating protein 2 — MSLQVVTVGNNIALIQPGFSLMNFDGQVFFFGQKGWPKRSCPTGVFHFDVKHNHLKLKPAVFSKDSCYLPPLRYPATCTFKGSLESEKQQYIIHGGKTPNNELSDKIYVMSVVCKNNKKVTFRCTEKDLVGDVPEGRYGHSIDVVYSRGKTMGVLFGGRSYIPSTQRTTEKWNSVADCLPHVFLVDFEFGCCTSYVLPELQDGLSFHVSIARNDTVYILGGHSLANNIRPGNLYRIRVDLPLGSPAVNCTVLPGGISVSSAILTQISNDEFVIVGGYQLENQKRMVCNIISFEDSKIDIREMETPDWTPDIKHSKIWFGSNMGNGSVFLGIPGDNKQVVSDTFYFYMLKYAEDDVNEDQRTLTNSQTSTEDPGDSTPFEDSEEFCFSAEANSFDGDDGFDTYNEDDEEDESETGYWITCCPTCDVDINTWVPFYSTELNKPAMIYCSHGDGHWVHAQCMDLAERTLIHLSEGSNKYYCNEHVEIARALQTPKRALPLKKPPLKSLHKKGSGKIITPAKKSFLRRLFD; from the coding sequence ATGTCACTACAGGTGGTAACAGTCGGTAATAACATAGCCTTAATTCAACCAGGCTTCTCATTAATGAATTTTGATGGGCAAGTTTTCTTCTTTGGCCAAAAAGGTTGGCCCAAAAGGTCCTGCCCCACTGGAGTTTTCCACTTTGATGTAAAGCATAACCATCTCAAACTCAAGCCTGCAGTTTTCTCTAAGGATTCCTGCTACCTTCCCCCTCTTCGCTACCCAGCCACTTGCACATTCAAAGGCAGCTTAGAGTCCGAAAAGCAGCAGTACATCATTCATGGAGGGAAAACACCAAACAATGAGCTTTCAGATAAGATTTACGTCATGTCGGTTGTTTGCAAGAACAACAAAAAGGTTACTTTTCGCTGCACAGAGAAAGACTTGGTAGGAGATGTTCCTGAAGGCAGGTATGGTCATTCCATTGATGTGGTGTACAGTCGAGGGAAAACCATGGGCGTTCTCTTTGGAGGACGATCATATATACCTTCCACCCAAAGAACCACAGAAAAATGGAACAGTGTAGCTGACTGCCTGCCCCATGTTTTCTTGGTGGATTTTGAATTTGGGTGCTGTACATCATACGTTCTTCCAGAACTTCAGGATGGGCTATCTTTTCATGTCTCCATTGCCAGAAATGATACTGTTTATATTTTAGGAGGCCATTCACTTGCCAATAACATTCGCCCTGGCAATCTATACAGAATAAGGGTTGATCTCCCCCTGGGTAGCCCAGCTGTGAATTGCACAGTCTTGCCAGGAGGAATCTCTGTCTCCAGTGCAATTCTGACTCAAATAAGCAATGATGAATTTGTTATTGTTGGCGGCTATCAGcttgaaaatcagaaaagaatGGTGTGCAACATCATCTCTTTTGAGGACAGCAAAATAGACATTCGTGAGATGGAAACCCCAGATTGGACCCCAGATATTAAGCACAGCAAGATATGGTTTGGAAGCAACATGGGAAATGGAAGTGTTTTCCTCGGCATACCAGGAGACAATAAACAGGTTGTTTCGGACACATTCTACTTCTATATGTTGAAATATGCTGAAGACGATGTGAATGAAGACCAGAGAACACTCACAAACAGTCAGACATCAACAGAAGACCCAGGGGACTCCACTCCCTTTGAAGACTCAGAAGAGTTTTGTTTCAGTGCAGAAGCAAATAGttttgatggtgatgatggatTTGATACCTATAATGAAGATGATGAGGAAGATGAATCTGAGACGGGCTACTGGATTACATGCTGCCCTACTTGTGATGTGGATATCAACACTTGGGTACCATTTTATTCAACTGAGCTCAATAAACCTGCCATGATCTACTGCTCTCATGGAGATGGGCACTGGGTCCATGCCCAGTGCATGGATCTGGCAGAACGCACGCTCATCCATCTGTCAGAAGGAAGCAACAAATATTACTGCAATGAGCATGTGGAGATAGCAAGAGCACTGCAAACCCCCAAAAGAGCTCTGCCCTTAAAAAAGCCTCCACTGAAATCCCTCCACAAAAAGGGTTCTGGGAAAATTATTACTCCTGCCAAGAAATCCTTTCTTAGAAGGTTGTTTGATTAG
- the RAG1 gene encoding V(D)J recombination-activating protein 1 gives MAVSLPPTLGFSSAPEEIQHPHIKFSEWKFKLFRVRSLEKAPENTQAEKQDSSEGRPPLEQSPAVLDKAGGQKPALTQPALKPHPKFLKPPHDDGKARDKAIHQANLRHLCRICGNAFKADGRERRYPVHGPVDGKTQVLLRKKEKRATSWPDLIAKVFRIDVKADVDSTHPTEFCHNCWSFVHRKFSSAPCEAYSPRHAAMEWHPHTPSCDICHTARRGLKRKSQQPDAQLSKKLKTVIDRAREARRRKRRAQARIRSRELMKKIASCSKIHLSTKLLAVDFPAHFVKSISCQICEHILADPVETSCKHVFCRICILRCLKVMGSYCPSCRYPCFPTDLESPVKSFLSILNALIVKCPAKECNEEVSLEKYNHHVSSHKESKETFVHINKGGRPRQHLLSLTRRAQKHRLRELKMQVKAFADKEEGGDVKSVCLTLFLLALRARNEHRQADELEAIMQGRGSGLQPAVCLAIRVNTFLSCSQYHKMYRTVKAITGRQTFQPLHALRSAEKALLPGYHPFEWQPPLKNVSSSTDVGIIDGLSGLPSSVDDYPVDTIAKRFRYDSALVSALMDMEEDILEGMRAQDLDDYMNGPFTVVVKESCDGMGDVSEKHGSGPVVPEKAVRFSFTIMKITLAHGSQNVKVFEEAKPNSELCCKPLCLMLADESDHETLTAILGPLIAEREAMKSSELMLEMGGILRTFKFIFRGTGYDEKLVREVEGLEASGSVYICTLCDATRLEASQNLVFHSITRSHAENLERYEVWRSNPYHETVEELRDRVKGVSAKPFIETVPSIDALHCDIGNAAEFYKIFQLEIGEVYKNPSASKEERKRWQATLDKHLRKKMNLKPIMRMNGNFARKLMTKETVEAVCELIPSEERREALRELMDLYLKMKPVWRSSCPAKECPESLCQYSFNSQRFAELLSTKFKYRYEGKITNYFHKTLAHVPEIIERDGSIGAWASEGNESGNKLFRRFRKMNARQSKYYEMEDVLKHHWLYTSKYLQKFMNAHNALKTSGFTINSQGSLGDSLDLEDSPESQDSMEF, from the coding sequence ATGGCTGTCTCTTTGCCACCCACCCTGGGATTCAGCTCCGCCCCAGAGGAAATCCAGCACCCACATATTAAATTTTCAGAATGGAAATTTAAGCTGTTCAGGGTGAGATCCTTGGAAAAGGCACCTGAAAATACTCAAGCAGAAAAGCAAGATTCCTCCGAGGGGAGACCCCCTCTAGAGCAATCTCCAGCAGTCCTGGACAAGGCCGGTGGTCAGAAGCCAGCCCTGACTCAACCGGCACTTAAGCCCCACCCGAAGTTTCTGAAGCCACCCCATGATGACGGCAAAGCAAGAGACAAAGCAATCCACCAGGCCAACCTGCGACACCTCTGCCGCATCTGTGGGAACGCTTTCAAGGCTGACGGGCGCGAGAGGAGATACCCAGTCCACGGCCCTGTGGATGGTAAAACCCAAGTCCTTTTacgaaagaaggaaaagagggccACCTCCTGGCCAGACCTCATTGCCAAGGTTTTCCGGATCGATGTGAAGGCCGACGTGGACTCGACCCACCCCACCGAGTTCTGCCATAACTGCTGGAGCTTCGTGCACAGGAAGTTCAGCAGTGCCCCGTGTGAGGCCTACTCCCCGAGGCATGCGGCCATGGAGTGGCACCCCCACACCCCGTCCTGTGACATCTGCCACACGGCCCGTCGGGGGCTCAAGAGGAAGAGTCAGCAGCCAGATGCGCAGCTCAGCAAAAAACTCAAAACTGTGATTGACCGAGCGCGAGAAGCCCGTCGGCGCAAGAGAAGAGCCCAGGCCAGGATCCGCAGCAGGGAACTGATGAAGAAGATCGCCAGCTGCAGTAAGATACATCTCAGTACCAAGCTCCTGGCAGTGGACTTCCCGGCACACTTTGTGAAATCTATCTCCTGCCAGATTTGTGAACACATTCTGGCGGACCCGGTGGAGACCAGCTGTAAGCATGTATTTTGCAGAATCTGCATTCTCAGGTGCCTCAAAGTCATGGGCAGCTACTGTCCTTCTTGCCGGTATCCCTGCTTCCCTACCGACCTGGAGAGTCCAGTGAAATCTTTTCTGAGCATCTTGAATGCGCTGATAGTGAAATGTCCAGCAAAAGAGTGCAATGAGGAGGTCAGCTTGGAGAAATACAATCACCATGTCTCAAGCCACAAGGAATCGAAGGAGACTTTTGTGCATATTAATAAAGGGGGCCGGCCCCGCCAGCATCTCCTGTCCCTGACCCGGAGGGCTCAGAAGCACCGCCTGAGGGAGCTCAAGATGCAAGTCAAGGCTTTCGCTGACAAAGAAGAAGGTGGAGATGTGAAGTCGGTGTGCCTGACCTTGTTCCTGCTGGCGCTGAGGGCCAGGAACGAGCACAGACAAGCTGACGAGCTGGAGGCCATCATGCAGGGACGCGGCTCCGGGCTGCAGCCGGCTGTCTGCTTGGCCATCCGCGTCAACACCTTCCTCAGCTGCAGCCAGTACCACAAGATGTACAGGACTGTGAAGGCCATCACGGGGAGGCAGACCTTCCAGCCTCTACACGCCCTTCGGAGCGCTGAGAAGGCCCTCCTGCCCGGCTACCACCCCTTTGAGTGGCAGCCACCTCTGAAGAACGTGTCTTCCAGCACTGACGTGGGCATTATTGATGGACTGTCTGGACTGCCCTCCTCTGTGGACGATTACCCGGTGGACACCATCGCCAAGCGCTTCCGCTATGATTCAGCTTTGGTGTCTGCCCTGATGGACATGGAAGAAGACATCCTGGAGGGCATGAGAGCCCAAGACCTTGACGACTACATGAACGGCCCCTTCACCGTAGTGGTGAAGGAGTCTTGTGATGGGATGGGAGACGTGAGCGAGAAGCACGGCAGTGGGCCGGTGGTTCCGGAAAAGGCAGTCCGGTTTTCCTTCACGATCATGAAGATCACCCTCGCTCACGGGTCACAGAACGTGAAGGTGTTTGAGGAAGCCAAGCCGAACTCGGAACTGTGTTGCAAGCCCTTGTGCCTTATGCTGGCGGATGAGTCTGACCACGAGACCCTGACGGCCATTCTGGGCCCTCTCATTGCAGAGAGGGAGGCCATGAAGAGCAGCGAATTGATGCTTGAGATGGGAGGCATCCTCCGGACTTTCAAGTTCATCTTTAGGGGCACTGGATATGATGAGAAACTTGTCCGGGAAGTGGAAGGCCTCGAGGCTTCTGGCTCAGTCTACATTTGTACACTTTGTGATGCCACCCGCCTGGAAGCCTCTCAGAATCTTGTCTTCCACTCCATCACCAGAAGCCACGCTGAGAATCTGGAGCGCTATGAGGTCTGGCGTTCCAACCCGTACCATGAGACGGTGGAGGAACTGCGGGACCGCGTGAAGGGGGTCTCGGCCAAACCCTTCATTGAGACAGTGCCTTCCATAGATGCGCTCCACTGCGACATCGGCAACGCGGCTGAGTTCTATAAGATTTTCCAGCTGGAGATAGGGGAGGTGTATAAGAACCCCAGCGCCtccaaagaggagaggaaaagatggcagGCTACCTTGGACAAGCACCTCCGGAAGAAGATGAATCTGAAGCCAATCATGAGGATGAATGGCAACTTTGCCAGGAAGCTCATGACCAAAGAGACGGTTGAAGCAGTTTGTGAATTAATTCCCTCCGAGGAGAGGCGTGAAGCTCTGAGGGAACTGATGGACCTTTATTTGAAGATGAAACCTGTCTGGCGATCATCATGCCCCGCTAAAGAGTGCCCGGAATCCCTCTGCCAGTATAGTTTCAATTCCCAGCGTTTTGCTGAGCTCCTGTCCACCAAGTTCAAGTACAGATACGAGGGCAAAATCACCAATTATTTTCACAAAACCCTGGCTCATGTCCCTGAAATTATCGAGAGGGATGGCTCCATTGGAGCCTGGGCAAGCGAGGGAAATGAGTCTGGCAACAAACTGTTCAGGCGCTTCCGGAAAATGAATGCCAGGCAGTCCAAGTACTACGAAATGGAAGATGTCTTGAAACATCACTGGTTGTATACCTCCAAGTACCTGCAGAAGTTTATGAATGCTCATAATGCATTGAAAACCTCAGGGTTTACCATAAACTCACAGGGAAGCTTAGGGGACTCTTTAGACCTAGAGGACTCTCCAGAATCTCAAGATTCAATGGAATTTTAA